In Pedobacter sp. SL55, the following proteins share a genomic window:
- a CDS encoding response regulator has product MTANILYVDDEPHNLSAFAATYRRLYKIFTAESADEGRKILDTEDIQVIITDQRMPKTTGVEFLASILEVYPDPIRMILTGYTDIDAVIDAINEGQVYRYVQKPWMEEDLRINIDKAIEIYTLRKENRELTEKLLVANKQLEFIARQNLLS; this is encoded by the coding sequence ATGACAGCGAATATCCTTTACGTTGATGATGAGCCACATAATTTAAGTGCTTTTGCAGCAACTTACCGTAGATTATACAAGATTTTTACAGCAGAGTCTGCAGACGAAGGCCGAAAAATACTAGACACAGAAGATATACAGGTAATTATTACCGATCAGCGTATGCCTAAAACTACAGGTGTTGAGTTTTTGGCTTCTATTTTAGAGGTTTATCCAGACCCTATACGAATGATTTTGACGGGATATACTGATATTGATGCTGTAATTGACGCCATTAATGAGGGACAAGTATATAGATATGTACAAAAGCCATGGATGGAGGAGGATTTGAGGATTAACATAGACAAAGCCATCGAAATTTATACCCTTAGAAAGGAAAATAGAGAACTTACCGAAAAGTTATTGGTAGCCAATAAGCAATTAGAGTTTATTGCTCGCCAAAACCTGCTGTCTTAA
- a CDS encoding Rv1355c family protein: MHNIEADTPLLNALTAQTKKSKDLYQPLLFRLSNDNDKAKLNQLLLETKPLQVFDTIKEQVFELLKCLKPLIAFMPKAELENLVTERLGKSEEYGVWVYYPWSNKLVHLLDEDEFTIVRTNRNKHKITAEEQQILATKKIGVMGLSVGQSVSLTLAMERGFGELRIADFDELDLSNINRIRTGACNIGLKKTVIVAREIAEIDPFLKVVCYDEGITEDNIVNFLTDNGKLDLLIDECDSFDIKINARKIAKSLQIPVLMEGSDRGTIDIERFDLEPQRPILHGMVEHLDMDKFKDLKTFDEKVPYITAVTGFETLSPRMKASAVELMSSISTWPQLASAVTFGGGVSADLSRKILLNSLKISGRFFLDLDELICDEAPLPAVKEITPAKQALTSEDIEVFIRENNISESSELAKDLTETELNDLVDAVKKAPSGGNNQPWRLHYQNKKLHLFLDESAAQAYLDPQFVSSYTSIGCAIENLLLAAAVKKLKVQWLLTPELAPKHLAVFQFFDGVEASEEELLLAQQISLRHTNRKSPQRAAIEDNEITYLKKLVADTEGANLTFVRDLAQLKNLAQIATATDLFRIFVPEAHEDFITKEMRWTIEQTNQTQDGIGIHTLDLNNNDQLGIQLLRDRRMIDFLEKINGGGAFARLLTQQFMSSSAIGLISLPGNQVSSWIQGGIAAQKMWLGATALGLQIHPVNVPLLFFYKNSIEKSLTLTENQKHYLTKAEVELNTIFNKPENQTAMFMFRVFKASASPERTIRKSNNKIFSIGRA, translated from the coding sequence ATGCATAACATTGAAGCCGATACCCCCCTATTAAATGCGCTTACAGCACAGACAAAAAAAAGCAAAGATTTATATCAGCCTCTGCTATTCAGACTATCTAATGATAATGATAAGGCCAAGCTAAACCAGCTACTTTTAGAAACCAAACCATTACAAGTTTTTGACACCATAAAAGAGCAAGTATTTGAACTCTTAAAATGTTTAAAACCACTTATAGCTTTTATGCCCAAAGCCGAATTAGAAAATTTGGTAACAGAGCGGCTAGGTAAAAGCGAAGAATATGGCGTTTGGGTTTATTATCCTTGGAGTAATAAATTGGTACATCTTTTAGACGAAGATGAATTTACCATTGTAAGAACAAACAGAAACAAACATAAAATTACAGCCGAAGAACAGCAAATACTCGCTACCAAAAAAATCGGGGTAATGGGCTTATCGGTAGGCCAATCCGTATCATTAACTTTAGCCATGGAGCGTGGTTTTGGTGAGCTTCGCATTGCTGATTTTGATGAGTTAGATTTAAGCAATATCAACAGAATTAGAACCGGAGCCTGTAACATTGGCTTAAAGAAAACAGTAATAGTTGCCAGAGAAATAGCAGAAATAGATCCATTTTTAAAAGTAGTTTGTTATGACGAGGGTATTACCGAAGATAATATCGTTAATTTTTTAACCGACAATGGAAAATTAGATCTATTAATAGACGAATGCGATAGCTTTGACATTAAGATAAACGCCAGAAAAATTGCTAAAAGCCTTCAAATTCCGGTACTAATGGAGGGAAGCGACAGAGGCACGATAGATATTGAAAGGTTCGATTTAGAACCACAAAGACCTATTTTGCATGGAATGGTTGAACATCTAGATATGGACAAGTTTAAAGACTTGAAAACATTTGATGAAAAAGTACCTTACATCACAGCAGTAACTGGTTTTGAAACACTCTCGCCAAGAATGAAAGCCTCGGCAGTTGAACTAATGAGCTCTATTTCTACCTGGCCACAATTGGCGAGTGCCGTAACTTTTGGTGGTGGCGTAAGCGCAGACCTGTCTCGAAAAATATTACTTAACAGCTTAAAAATATCTGGCAGGTTCTTTTTAGACCTAGACGAGTTAATTTGCGACGAAGCTCCCCTACCTGCTGTAAAAGAAATAACACCTGCAAAGCAAGCGTTAACAAGCGAAGACATTGAAGTATTTATTAGAGAAAACAATATCTCTGAAAGCAGCGAGCTAGCTAAAGACCTTACCGAAACAGAATTAAACGATTTAGTAGACGCTGTAAAAAAAGCACCTTCGGGTGGCAATAACCAACCTTGGAGGCTTCACTATCAAAATAAAAAACTACACCTATTTTTAGATGAAAGCGCAGCTCAGGCTTATTTAGATCCTCAATTTGTATCTTCTTACACGTCTATAGGCTGCGCTATAGAAAACTTACTATTGGCAGCTGCTGTTAAAAAACTAAAGGTACAATGGTTACTTACGCCAGAGCTGGCACCTAAACATCTAGCTGTTTTTCAGTTTTTCGATGGAGTTGAAGCTAGCGAGGAAGAACTTCTCTTAGCGCAGCAAATTTCGCTAAGGCATACCAACAGGAAAAGCCCACAGAGAGCAGCAATTGAAGACAATGAAATTACCTACCTAAAAAAATTGGTAGCCGATACTGAGGGCGCTAATTTAACTTTCGTTAGAGATTTAGCACAACTAAAAAACCTTGCCCAAATAGCCACAGCTACAGATTTATTTAGAATATTTGTACCCGAGGCGCATGAAGATTTTATTACCAAAGAAATGCGTTGGACCATTGAGCAAACCAACCAAACCCAAGATGGCATAGGCATACATACTTTAGACCTCAACAATAACGACCAATTAGGCATACAGCTCTTGAGAGACAGAAGAATGATAGATTTTTTGGAAAAGATTAATGGTGGCGGCGCTTTTGCCAGGTTACTTACCCAACAATTTATGAGCTCTTCTGCCATTGGTTTAATTTCTTTGCCCGGCAACCAAGTTTCATCGTGGATACAAGGCGGAATAGCCGCTCAAAAAATGTGGCTAGGCGCTACAGCACTAGGCCTGCAAATACACCCAGTTAATGTGCCTTTATTATTTTTCTACAAAAACTCTATAGAGAAAAGTTTAACTTTAACAGAAAATCAAAAACATTATTTAACAAAAGCCGAAGTAGAATTAAATACCATTTTTAATAAACCCGAAAACCAAACAGCAATGTTTATGTTCAGAGTTTTCAAAGCCAGCGCATCTCCAGAAAGAACCATCAGAAAGTCCAACAATAAAATTTTCTCCATTGGAAGAGCATAA
- a CDS encoding 7TM diverse intracellular signaling domain-containing protein, translating into MTQGALRLFFCSFFLLISQLSYAEVNDLQSLPFHASVYKDKSNNDKVEDILNKNFTTVDTEIFNFGVSDAVFWIKLTAEKNLILNNNFLFIEQSRFSISEMYHQKPNGKPLAANLFSLFKNNLVKNAQGITFALPDTISKGEIFLLKLKSQEAFITRISVITESKLHAKYALKDIIFGIYTGIMLIMFVYNLFLFIIVKDKSYIFYVFYILFTWLTQISIQGYGLIYLWDANSFINNYSVVLYSLLGLVFASLFTTSFLNTKLFAPKIHLLIKIFITIILVTTALLFVTNAYIGFVAMQIITVFGVVIALSASYFVYFKKHFKPAGFYLIAWSILLVGAVLFIMKDYNILPYNTFTTYLLQISSAIEVTLLSFALADKINYFKKENESAQAQALNASLENQKLIKEQNVLLEKKVKERTEELENANQTLNTTLTNLKATQSQLVDAEKMAALGQLTAGIAHEINNPINFVTSNVKPLKLDIDDLKEVIRKYEQIDLEKEIKPQIDEIEAFKKQIDLGFINDEIVSLLSGISEGAKRTAEIIRSLRNFSRVDETDMKAIDLNEGLLSTLVLIRNTLPDNLTVIKELGNLPKVECMPGKINQVFMNLVANAVQAIKSKETQAEEEFLTIKSWYHNQQVYISVKDTGTGMTEEVKHRIFEPFFTTKDIGEGTGLGLSIVFSIIEKHKGHVEVISELGKGTEFIIILQVNTL; encoded by the coding sequence ATGACACAGGGTGCATTGAGATTATTTTTTTGCTCGTTTTTTCTGTTAATTAGCCAATTAAGCTATGCAGAGGTAAACGATTTGCAATCACTCCCTTTCCACGCATCAGTTTATAAAGACAAAAGCAACAACGATAAGGTAGAAGATATTCTTAATAAAAATTTTACCACTGTTGATACAGAAATATTCAATTTCGGGGTTTCTGATGCCGTTTTTTGGATAAAGCTTACCGCAGAAAAAAACCTCATTTTAAACAATAACTTTTTGTTTATCGAACAATCCAGATTTTCGATAAGCGAAATGTACCACCAGAAACCAAATGGTAAACCTTTAGCAGCTAATCTGTTTAGTCTATTTAAAAACAACCTCGTAAAAAATGCACAAGGAATTACTTTTGCATTGCCCGACACGATTAGCAAAGGCGAAATCTTCTTACTCAAACTTAAATCTCAAGAGGCATTTATAACCAGAATTTCTGTAATTACGGAAAGTAAACTACACGCCAAGTACGCCCTAAAAGACATCATATTTGGCATATACACCGGCATAATGTTAATTATGTTCGTGTATAACCTTTTCCTATTTATCATAGTTAAAGATAAAAGCTATATTTTTTATGTTTTTTATATCTTATTTACTTGGTTAACACAAATTTCTATACAAGGATATGGATTAATATACCTATGGGATGCAAATTCTTTCATTAACAATTATTCTGTTGTACTGTATTCTCTATTAGGCTTAGTTTTTGCTAGTTTATTTACCACATCCTTTCTAAACACCAAGTTATTTGCACCAAAAATTCATTTACTAATCAAAATTTTTATAACCATTATACTCGTAACCACGGCTCTGCTATTTGTAACCAATGCTTATATAGGTTTTGTGGCTATGCAAATAATTACCGTATTTGGCGTTGTAATTGCTTTAAGTGCTTCTTACTTTGTTTATTTTAAAAAGCATTTTAAACCTGCCGGATTTTATCTAATTGCTTGGTCTATTTTATTGGTTGGAGCGGTATTATTCATCATGAAAGATTATAATATACTACCCTATAATACCTTTACCACCTATTTGCTACAAATCTCATCAGCTATAGAAGTAACCCTATTGTCTTTTGCGCTGGCAGATAAAATCAATTATTTTAAAAAAGAAAACGAAAGTGCACAAGCACAGGCACTAAATGCTTCTTTAGAAAACCAAAAACTCATAAAAGAACAAAATGTGCTGTTAGAGAAAAAGGTTAAAGAACGTACCGAAGAATTAGAAAATGCAAACCAAACGCTAAACACCACTTTAACCAACTTAAAAGCTACTCAATCTCAATTAGTTGATGCCGAAAAAATGGCTGCTTTAGGTCAGTTAACCGCTGGTATTGCACACGAAATTAACAATCCAATAAATTTTGTAACCTCTAATGTAAAACCTTTAAAATTAGACATTGATGATTTGAAGGAAGTGATTAGAAAATACGAGCAAATTGACCTAGAAAAAGAGATTAAACCTCAAATCGATGAGATTGAAGCCTTTAAAAAACAGATTGATTTAGGCTTTATCAATGATGAAATTGTCTCGCTGCTATCGGGCATTAGCGAAGGCGCCAAACGAACGGCAGAAATTATTAGAAGTTTAAGAAATTTTAGCCGCGTTGATGAGACCGATATGAAAGCCATTGACTTAAACGAAGGCCTTTTATCTACTTTGGTATTGATAAGAAATACGCTACCAGACAACCTAACCGTAATTAAAGAACTAGGTAATTTACCTAAGGTAGAATGTATGCCAGGAAAAATCAACCAGGTTTTTATGAACTTGGTTGCCAATGCCGTACAAGCCATTAAAAGTAAAGAAACACAGGCAGAAGAAGAATTTTTAACCATTAAAAGCTGGTACCATAACCAACAGGTTTACATTAGTGTTAAAGATACTGGCACCGGAATGACCGAAGAAGTTAAACATCGTATTTTTGAACCTTTCTTTACCACTAAAGATATTGGCGAAGGTACTGGTTTAGGGTTATCTATTGTATTTAGCATCATCGAGAAACATAAAGGACACGTAGAAGTTATTTCTGAGCTAGGAAAAGGAACTGAATTTATTATTATATTGCAGGTAAATACACTATAA
- a CDS encoding hybrid sensor histidine kinase/response regulator: MTSPTVRVLYIDDEENNLQAFRAAFRRQYEIYTAPSAAEGLRIMQHIDIHVVLADQKMPNTTGVEFFKSIVKTHPDPIRILLTGYTDIEALADAINHGDIYRYIAKPWNDLELHNSIKNAYDSYVARANLNNKITELEKTNDELNRFIYSISHELRAPLVSVMGIINLVKMEGLYNSSGEYWSLIETCSNKLDYYIQKTLQYYKNTKDIPDHSEVDFYKLVNDLIELHTYSDKETKFNVDIKQNARFVGDAFRIEVILSNLISNAIKYQNSDEPHKTVNIQINVDEFEAKVNINDNGLGILKEHLEKIFTQFFKSKTHHGTGLGLFIVKEALNKMNGTINVSSNTEDGTTFKITIPNAK, from the coding sequence ATGACCAGCCCTACCGTACGCGTCTTATATATTGATGATGAAGAAAATAATCTTCAAGCATTTAGAGCCGCGTTTAGGAGACAGTACGAGATTTATACCGCTCCCTCTGCTGCCGAAGGTTTGAGAATTATGCAGCATATAGACATCCACGTAGTGTTGGCCGATCAAAAAATGCCAAATACTACGGGTGTAGAGTTTTTTAAGAGTATTGTAAAAACACATCCAGATCCTATTCGTATTTTACTTACAGGCTACACAGACATAGAAGCACTAGCTGATGCCATTAACCATGGCGATATTTACAGGTACATTGCCAAACCTTGGAACGACTTAGAGCTGCACAACTCAATAAAGAATGCTTACGACTCTTATGTAGCAAGAGCCAACCTAAATAATAAAATAACAGAGCTTGAGAAAACCAACGATGAGCTTAACCGATTTATTTACAGCATTTCTCACGAATTAAGGGCTCCATTAGTATCGGTAATGGGTATCATCAACTTGGTTAAAATGGAGGGACTGTATAATTCTAGCGGCGAGTATTGGAGCTTAATCGAAACCTGCTCTAACAAGCTGGATTATTATATCCAAAAAACGCTGCAATACTATAAAAATACAAAAGATATTCCCGACCATAGCGAGGTGGACTTTTACAAACTCGTAAATGACTTAATAGAATTACACACTTATTCTGATAAAGAAACCAAATTTAATGTTGATATTAAACAAAACGCAAGGTTTGTAGGCGATGCTTTTAGAATAGAAGTAATTTTAAGTAACCTCATATCTAATGCAATTAAGTATCAAAATTCCGATGAGCCTCACAAAACGGTAAATATCCAAATAAATGTAGATGAATTTGAAGCGAAAGTAAATATTAACGATAATGGACTAGGCATACTGAAAGAGCACCTAGAAAAGATATTTACCCAATTCTTTAAAAGCAAAACACATCACGGTACCGGCTTAGGTCTTTTTATTGTAAAAGAGGCCTTAAACAAAATGAATGGTACTATTAACGTTAGTTCAAATACCGAAGATGGTACAACCTTTAAAATAACTATACCAAATGCCAAATAA
- a CDS encoding response regulator: protein MPNKTGKVLLIDDNDIDLKINSKIIKLSDFFDEIILCQSGDEGLKYINTNLENPGLWPDFILLDIQMPEMDGFEFLEIYKHFPQTFLDHCKLAILSSTLDFGDIKKAEANPLVIKLLKKPLYPSELRELLDRNSTLLGS from the coding sequence ATGCCAAATAAAACCGGAAAAGTATTGTTGATTGATGACAATGATATTGACCTAAAAATCAATTCAAAGATAATTAAGCTATCAGATTTTTTTGATGAAATTATTTTGTGCCAATCCGGAGATGAAGGCCTGAAGTATATTAACACAAACCTAGAAAACCCAGGCCTATGGCCCGATTTTATTTTGCTAGATATACAAATGCCAGAAATGGACGGCTTCGAATTCTTAGAAATCTATAAACACTTTCCACAAACTTTTCTAGATCATTGCAAGCTAGCCATACTCTCTTCTACTTTAGATTTTGGCGACATTAAAAAAGCCGAAGCAAACCCACTGGTAATTAAACTATTAAAAAAACCATTATATCCTAGCGAGCTAAGAGAACTATTAGACAGAAACTCTACCTTATTGGGCAGTTAA
- a CDS encoding CPCC family cysteine-rich protein, with protein sequence MCREQPNGSYDICQVCFWEDDPDQLDNPNYEGGANRVSLRQGQRNFIEFGACELEMFRNVRQPTKEEQRDENWNPLK encoded by the coding sequence GTGTGTAGAGAACAACCTAATGGCTCATATGACATTTGCCAAGTTTGCTTTTGGGAAGACGACCCAGATCAACTTGACAACCCGAATTATGAAGGTGGTGCAAACCGAGTTTCACTAAGACAAGGACAAAGGAATTTTATTGAATTTGGTGCTTGCGAACTAGAGATGTTTAGAAATGTGAGACAACCAACAAAGGAAGAGCAACGAGACGAAAATTGGAACCCATTAAAATAA
- a CDS encoding DUF2339 domain-containing protein, whose product MDNSQKINLLLAKIENLSLRQQSFESEIAALRQEVNALQSPAIVTEEQPIQSKPFFPPPKNTPPVAITQQNATPKPIIVPTNQQPSFSDRFSSKNIAKSDFEKFIGENLISKIGILILIIGVGIGAKYAIDNQLISPLTRIILGYLVGAGLLAFAIKLKAKYEKFSAVLVSGAITIMYFITYAAYDFYALIPQPLAFLLMVAFTSFTIVAAIKYNQQVIAHIGLVGAYAVPFLLSDGSEKVGVLFTYMAIINIGILAISFKKHWKPLFHPSFALTWIIFLSWLLGSYSDRNHFTLSLAFSTIFFFIFYVTNLAYKVSKKEVFGISDITLILLNSFIYYGIGYYILSENKNGIELLGLFTLANAIIHFVVGLIIYKKQLADKNLFYLVLALVITFITMAAPVQLNGGWVTVFWTVEAAVLFYLARVKQIAIYEKLSFPLIFIAFFSLLQDWTTIYGIYLGSSAITPFLNVGFLTGIIFIAGFAWMTNINAKHTTAVTDWPWMRQILNYALPAMLIIVVYTCFERELTTYFNYLFESTKISINPSKKPINTQYIYDSNYYTLKNVWVFIYTMFFAAALTYLNVKKIRNSSFAVANLIINLLMVLSFLVSGLYLLSELRETYLNPEKYFVIGSSNIVLRYVALVFFAILIASIYQLQRSALLKTNLKTILDYVLYISILWIISSELINILELMRADGSYKLGLSILWGAYSLFLIGLGLAKNKKHLRIGAMALFGITLIKLFFYDIAYLSTISKTVVFLSLGILLLIISFLYNKYKHLIIDETEVKN is encoded by the coding sequence ATGGACAATTCTCAAAAGATAAACTTGCTTTTAGCAAAAATTGAAAATCTATCTTTAAGGCAGCAAAGCTTTGAAAGTGAAATAGCCGCCCTCAGACAAGAGGTTAATGCTTTACAGTCGCCGGCAATAGTAACCGAAGAGCAGCCTATTCAAAGTAAACCATTTTTTCCGCCTCCCAAAAACACGCCACCGGTTGCTATAACACAGCAAAATGCAACACCAAAACCAATTATAGTACCAACTAACCAACAGCCAAGCTTTAGCGATAGATTTAGCAGTAAAAACATAGCTAAATCTGATTTTGAAAAATTTATTGGCGAAAACTTAATTAGCAAAATTGGTATCCTTATTTTAATTATTGGCGTAGGAATTGGTGCTAAATATGCAATAGACAATCAACTTATTAGTCCGCTTACCCGAATTATACTGGGCTACTTAGTAGGCGCAGGCCTACTTGCGTTCGCTATTAAACTTAAAGCCAAATACGAAAAATTCTCGGCAGTTTTAGTAAGTGGTGCCATAACCATAATGTACTTTATCACTTATGCCGCTTACGATTTTTATGCCCTGATACCTCAGCCATTAGCTTTTTTACTGATGGTAGCCTTTACCTCGTTTACCATTGTTGCTGCAATAAAATACAACCAACAGGTCATTGCCCATATTGGTTTAGTTGGTGCTTATGCCGTGCCATTTTTATTAAGTGATGGTTCTGAAAAAGTAGGCGTTCTGTTTACCTATATGGCAATCATCAACATCGGTATACTGGCAATTAGTTTCAAAAAACACTGGAAACCTTTGTTTCATCCCTCTTTTGCCCTAACATGGATCATCTTTTTAAGTTGGCTACTCGGCTCTTATTCAGATAGAAATCATTTTACATTATCACTAGCGTTCTCTACTATATTTTTCTTCATTTTTTATGTTACCAATTTAGCTTATAAAGTAAGTAAAAAAGAGGTTTTTGGCATTAGCGATATCACTTTAATACTTTTAAATAGCTTTATTTATTATGGAATAGGTTATTACATTTTATCAGAAAACAAAAATGGTATTGAGCTGCTGGGCTTATTTACACTAGCAAACGCAATCATACATTTTGTAGTTGGTTTAATTATTTATAAGAAACAACTGGCTGATAAAAATCTCTTCTATCTTGTTTTGGCTTTAGTAATTACCTTTATAACCATGGCTGCTCCAGTACAGTTAAATGGAGGGTGGGTAACTGTTTTCTGGACGGTAGAAGCCGCGGTATTATTCTATTTGGCACGAGTTAAACAAATAGCGATTTACGAAAAACTATCTTTTCCCTTAATTTTTATTGCTTTCTTTAGCCTTTTACAAGATTGGACAACCATTTATGGTATATATCTAGGATCTTCGGCCATCACACCTTTTTTAAATGTAGGTTTCTTAACCGGTATTATCTTTATTGCTGGCTTTGCTTGGATGACAAACATTAACGCAAAGCACACAACAGCAGTAACAGATTGGCCTTGGATGCGACAAATTCTTAATTATGCACTGCCCGCTATGCTCATTATAGTGGTATACACTTGCTTTGAGAGAGAACTTACTACCTATTTCAATTACCTTTTTGAAAGCACTAAAATAAGTATTAACCCAAGCAAGAAACCAATTAATACACAATACATTTACGATAGCAATTATTATACACTAAAAAATGTTTGGGTATTTATTTACACCATGTTCTTTGCCGCTGCTTTAACTTACTTAAATGTAAAAAAAATACGGAACAGCAGTTTCGCAGTAGCAAATTTGATTATTAACTTATTAATGGTATTGTCTTTTTTAGTAAGTGGGTTATACCTATTGAGCGAGCTTAGAGAAACTTATCTTAATCCCGAAAAATATTTCGTTATAGGTTCATCTAACATTGTTTTAAGGTATGTAGCATTGGTATTTTTTGCAATTTTAATTGCATCAATCTATCAACTGCAACGCTCTGCATTGCTAAAAACAAACTTAAAAACCATCCTCGATTACGTCTTATACATTTCCATTTTATGGATCATTAGTAGCGAGTTAATTAACATACTTGAGCTAATGAGAGCCGATGGAAGCTATAAATTGGGCCTAAGTATTTTGTGGGGAGCTTATTCATTGTTCTTAATTGGACTTGGTTTAGCGAAAAACAAAAAACACCTTCGTATTGGTGCAATGGCATTGTTTGGCATTACATTGATTAAACTATTCTTTTATGATATTGCTTATCTCAGTACCATTTCTAAAACTGTTGTTTTCTTATCCTTAGGGATATTATTGCTAATTATTTCTTTCCTTTATAATAAGTACAAACATTTAATTATTGATGAAACTGAAGTTAAAAATTAA